The sequence below is a genomic window from Flavobacterium sediminilitoris.
CAATGTGGGTGAGAATTTATATCATTTGGAACTCCATGAGTCGCCCAACGAGTATGTCCCATTCCTATATTTCCATGTAGTGTACCTTCCTTTTCGGCTTTCAATTCTAAGTCTGAAACCTTTCCTTTTGTTTTAGATAATTTTAAATCTTTTCCGTCAAACAAAACGATTCCGGCACTATCATAACCTCTGTATTCTAGTCTGTGTAATCCTTTAATTATTAAAGGATAAGCATCTCTATGACCAATATAACCTACGATACCACACATAAAAAATTAATTAGGTTTTGTGTAATAAATTTCAAATTTCATTTTCTTACTAGGATCAGTACTTGGGTGATTCCCGTATAAGATAGTTCCTAGTGGACTCATTATAGATCCTATTGGTAAATTAGTATTGCCAAATAGTGTAGAGTCTTTAATGTCATACCTGTTTCCGTTATTAATATTTTGAGTAACAGATAATCCAAGCCTTACATTTTTATTTGTATTTGGATTTGTTCCTTTGATTAAATTATTAATATGACTGCTTAATCGAATCTTATATTTTGTATCAACATTTTCAACAACTTCTAATATTCCTCCATATGAGAATTTGTTGTTAGCAGGATCTGTCGCTGTTGAACTATCAAAAATATAATCTAAGATAGGTGTGTTGTTAGTCGCATCATATAAAAAAATCCTTGTTGGATTTTTTTGCCCTTCATTTTTTACATAAAAAGTTAAATAAGCCTCATTTATTAGAATACTTTGAGATCTTAATTCTTCTAGTTCTTCAGGGATTAAATCATCATCTCCTGCGTCATCATCCCCGAATAAATCTATAAAAACAACAGAGCCATCACCTCCTTTTGGGTATAAGAACTCGTCTGTATTAGGAGCATTAGTATTCGTTAGTTCATCATTGTATTCCGATGAAAATGTGTTTTCAAAGAAATTAATTGTATTTCCTTTTAAATTTAATTTAAATGTTTTTTTCTTAAACTCATCTGTTGCTGCTTCCTTTGTGTGATATTGCATTGTAATATATGCTTTAGAAAAATCTAGTAATGCTAATGCATTAGAATTACCACTTGAATTTGCATCAACTTGAAAATACAATCCTTTAAAGTATTCTTTGAACAAGTTATTGTTAATCAGTTTGCTATCAGGAGCATTTAAAACTTTAGTCTCAAAGAAACTTTTATTTAGATTAATCCACATTCCTGGAGATAACCTTTCTTTTACTACTCTTTTTGAATCATCAGTTGTCACAGCTCCATTAGAGTCTAAATAAGCTCCACTACCATTTGTTTTGTAGATAATTATTTCCTCTTTATTGAATTTAAACTGAGTGTTTTCTGAAAGGTTTGAGCCGTCATTAAGTTGTGCACTTGCTAAATTGTTTTCAATTAAAGATGTCTTTTCGTCTGAATAATATTTTTGTGAAATAGAAGGATCTGCGGCATTATAATTTCTTAGAAAGTAACCATTTTCAAATATCTTTAAATCTAAGGTAGCGTTATCTGAATCTCCATAAACTGATTTTAATTTAAAAGTATTAGGTTCAATTCCAGAACCTGTTGCTGTTTGTTCACTAAAATAAGGAACATATAAATAGATAGAATCTGTTGATTGTATTTCTCGTATATTTCCAAAATAAGGAGCAATACTGCTTAATTCTAATTGGCTTACAAATGTTGATTTCGTTGTTCCAAAATAAGGGTCAACATATATTCCTAGAGAATTTATTGGTAAGTTGTTTGATTGAACAGCACCTGTTCTTTTAGTGTAAGCTGACAATGTAACATCATCTTTTATTAAAAAATCAAAATGGTCATCTCCAATAACTTCGGAACCTATTGTGTTAAAATCTTTATCGCAAGAAACAATAGTGGCTATGCTTAACAATATAGCTATATTTGAAACAATTTTTTTCATGTAATTATACCGTAATTTATAAAATATGTTTTTTAATGAAACTAGTGTAAATTTCATTAAGCTTTTCTTTCGGTGTGAAAGGTAAAAAAGGTTTTTCGGAAGTTTCTATATATTTTGTTAAAGTTGGGCTTAGTCCTTCAGAACCAATAACAATACCGTCAGAATGATCAATTGTTAACTTCATTAAGTTCTCATAATTTGGCATTTTAACTGTTGAAATAACATCATCCGATATATTATCAAAACTCATTTTATTCATTAATTCTGAATTCAATTCTCCTTCAAATCCTAAATTATAAACTGAAGTAATAATTTTTGTATCAGTAAATATTCCTTCATTTTTATAATAATGTTTTAGATATACTGGTAATAATGATGCCATCCATCCTTGAACATGTATTACATCAGGAACCCAATTTAATTTTTTTACAGTTTCTACAACTCCTTTTGCAAAAAAGATAGCCCTTTCATCATTGTCTGGAAATAAATTCCCATCTTCATCAGTAAAAGTAGCTTTCCTTTTGAAATACTCATCATTGTCAATGAAATAAACTTGAATTCTTTCTTTAGGAATAGAAGCAACCTTAATAATTAGAGGCATATCCATATCATTAACTACTAAATTCATTCCCGATAAACGAATAACTTCATGTAGCTGATGTCTTCTTTCATTAATATTTCCATATCGAGGCATAAAAATTCTTATTTGACCTCCAATATCATTAATCATTTTTGGAAATTCATATGACTGTAGCGAGACTTCATTCTCTGCTAAATAAGGCACCACTTCAGATGATACGTACAATATCCTCTTTTCTTCCATAACTATTTTTGTTTAACAATTGTTTTTAAAAAACACGCAAAATTACAAAAATTTATGGATTTATCTAGTAAAATAGTAAGTTTGCACACTAATTAACATAAAACAAGATGCTCATTTTTACTGAAAACAAAGTTTTATCCTCTCATTTATTGCCTTTGATTAATCAAAATAAGACCATTGGGTTTATTCCTACTATGGGTGCTTTGCATAAAGGACATTTATCTTTAATAGAAAAATCTTTAATAGAAAATGATATTACAGTGATGAGTATTTTTGTAAACCCTACTCAGTTTAATAACAAAGAAGATTTAGAGAAGTATCCACGTACATTAGAGGCTGATGTCGCTAAAATAAAAAAAATTAGTTCTGAAGTAATTATCTACAATCCTACAGTTAAAGATATTTATGAAAACAATGTCGAGTCTCAGGATTTTAGCTATGATGGTCTTGAATTTCAAATGGAAGGAAAACATCGAGTAGGTCACTTTAATGGAGTAGGTACAATTGTAAAGCGACTTTTTGAAATTATAAAACCAACTAATGCTTATTTTGGAGAAAAAGATTTTCAACAATTACAAATAGTAAAGAAAATGGTTTCTAAGCACAACTTACCTGTAACAATTATTGGTTGTCCAATTTACAGAGAGAAAAGTGGTTTGGCAATGAGTTCTCGAAATGAAAGACTGTCAGATGAATCGAGAGAAAAAGCCTCAGTTATTTATGAAATATTGAAAGAAACGAAAAAATTGTTTCAAAAAAAATCAGCTAATGAAGTAGTTAAAATAGTTGAAGAAAAGTTT
It includes:
- the panC gene encoding pantoate--beta-alanine ligase, whose amino-acid sequence is MLIFTENKVLSSHLLPLINQNKTIGFIPTMGALHKGHLSLIEKSLIENDITVMSIFVNPTQFNNKEDLEKYPRTLEADVAKIKKISSEVIIYNPTVKDIYENNVESQDFSYDGLEFQMEGKHRVGHFNGVGTIVKRLFEIIKPTNAYFGEKDFQQLQIVKKMVSKHNLPVTIIGCPIYREKSGLAMSSRNERLSDESREKASVIYEILKETKKLFQKKSANEVVKIVEEKFKKMPDFKLEYFEIAEESTLLTCKRKNKTKKYRGFIAVFIDNIRLIDNISM
- a CDS encoding glycogen/starch synthase, with translation MEEKRILYVSSEVVPYLAENEVSLQSYEFPKMINDIGGQIRIFMPRYGNINERRHQLHEVIRLSGMNLVVNDMDMPLIIKVASIPKERIQVYFIDNDEYFKRKATFTDEDGNLFPDNDERAIFFAKGVVETVKKLNWVPDVIHVQGWMASLLPVYLKHYYKNEGIFTDTKIITSVYNLGFEGELNSELMNKMSFDNISDDVISTVKMPNYENLMKLTIDHSDGIVIGSEGLSPTLTKYIETSEKPFLPFTPKEKLNEIYTSFIKKHIL
- a CDS encoding DUF4270 domain-containing protein — protein: MKKIVSNIAILLSIATIVSCDKDFNTIGSEVIGDDHFDFLIKDDVTLSAYTKRTGAVQSNNLPINSLGIYVDPYFGTTKSTFVSQLELSSIAPYFGNIREIQSTDSIYLYVPYFSEQTATGSGIEPNTFKLKSVYGDSDNATLDLKIFENGYFLRNYNAADPSISQKYYSDEKTSLIENNLASAQLNDGSNLSENTQFKFNKEEIIIYKTNGSGAYLDSNGAVTTDDSKRVVKERLSPGMWINLNKSFFETKVLNAPDSKLINNNLFKEYFKGLYFQVDANSSGNSNALALLDFSKAYITMQYHTKEAATDEFKKKTFKLNLKGNTINFFENTFSSEYNDELTNTNAPNTDEFLYPKGGDGSVVFIDLFGDDDAGDDDLIPEELEELRSQSILINEAYLTFYVKNEGQKNPTRIFLYDATNNTPILDYIFDSSTATDPANNKFSYGGILEVVENVDTKYKIRLSSHINNLIKGTNPNTNKNVRLGLSVTQNINNGNRYDIKDSTLFGNTNLPIGSIMSPLGTILYGNHPSTDPSKKMKFEIYYTKPN